The Chryseobacterium suipulveris genome window below encodes:
- a CDS encoding SRPBCC family protein — protein MLILLLLAAAYTVSMTFVDESKNFTVEKEIAYPVEKVFPQFSNLQNFTRWNTFFSDNPDLSIQYFSPYEGKGSSLSYKDRKDNDRFGDFFLRYENPLQTIRYQLFEGGKNTPYLIDVKFKPENNKTRVIWFIHTPKQPLLKRSLNLLTEDYLADNIGKSMKNLYLLLGNKVDKEEQRQNLKFDSLMVENQDSQLLLGINVTTKNAKDALFKNIVMSHNKVKNYVTMDLGKRDDEYGEPVLITDADNFKDKEVSYFYGIPLSKREGVSDNSFSFRTLNGSKNYVLYYRGNYAGRIKSIQQLLLKAKRDTMRTGDLQQTFLEEPDTENQTVMKLSLPVFK, from the coding sequence GTGCTCATTCTCCTTTTACTTGCGGCTGCTTACACGGTTTCCATGACTTTTGTCGATGAAAGTAAGAACTTTACCGTCGAGAAAGAAATCGCTTATCCTGTGGAGAAGGTTTTTCCGCAGTTCAGCAATCTGCAGAATTTTACACGATGGAACACTTTTTTTTCCGATAATCCCGATTTGTCGATCCAGTATTTTTCACCTTATGAAGGAAAGGGGAGTTCGCTAAGTTATAAGGACCGGAAAGATAACGACCGTTTCGGCGATTTTTTCCTGAGATACGAGAATCCGCTTCAGACCATCCGTTATCAGCTTTTCGAGGGCGGGAAAAACACACCTTATCTAATTGATGTAAAATTCAAACCAGAAAACAACAAAACCAGGGTGATTTGGTTCATCCACACTCCGAAACAACCGCTTCTGAAAAGGTCGCTGAATTTGCTTACCGAAGATTATCTTGCCGACAACATCGGGAAAAGTATGAAGAACCTCTATCTTCTTTTAGGAAATAAAGTCGATAAAGAGGAGCAGCGACAAAACCTGAAATTCGACAGTTTGATGGTCGAAAACCAGGACAGCCAGTTGCTGCTCGGAATTAATGTCACCACCAAAAACGCCAAAGATGCCCTCTTCAAAAATATCGTGATGAGCCACAATAAGGTGAAAAACTATGTGACGATGGATTTGGGAAAACGCGACGACGAATACGGAGAACCCGTGCTGATCACCGATGCCGACAATTTCAAGGACAAAGAGGTGTCATATTTCTACGGAATTCCGCTTTCGAAAAGAGAGGGCGTTTCCGACAACAGTTTCAGTTTCCGAACTTTGAATGGCTCCAAAAACTACGTCCTTTATTACCGTGGAAACTACGCAGGAAGAATAAAATCCATCCAGCAACTCCTTCTCAAAGCAAAAAGAGATACGATGAGAACTGGCGATTTGCAGCAGACCTTCCTCGAAGAACCAGACACTGAAAATCAAACCGTAATGAAACTGTCGCTCCCTGTTTTCAAATAG
- a CDS encoding glucose-1-phosphate adenylyltransferase: protein MKPSVISIVLGGGRGTRLFPLTYSRSKPAVPIAGKYRLVDIPISNCLNSGYNRILVLTQFNSASLNSHIKNSFHFDIFSKGFVDILAAEQNVENDQWYQGTADAVRQSMKHLDKYDYDYILILSGDQLYQMDFREMIDFHCKNDGDITIATIPVNAHDATGFGILKSDDEGNITSFIEKPSADLLGDWKSEVSEKSRNEGKEFLASMGIYVFSKNVLKKMFAEDPGDDFGGELIPNGIGKYKTLSFQYDGYWTDIGTIQSFFDANLDLTRDFPKFNLFTKAPVYTRARMLPPSKILGSYVSKAIFGDGCIVMADKIENSIVGNRSRVDRGSTIINSYMMGADYYQDTNEIIENDKEGKPNLGVGKYCYIEKAILDKNCRIGDNVRIIGGKHIPDGDFETHSIKDGIVVVKKNAVITPGTIIP from the coding sequence ATGAAACCCAGCGTAATCTCAATAGTTCTCGGCGGTGGAAGAGGTACTCGTCTTTTTCCACTTACTTATTCACGTTCCAAACCAGCCGTTCCGATTGCGGGAAAATACAGGTTGGTCGATATTCCGATTTCCAACTGCCTCAATTCGGGGTACAACAGGATTTTGGTTTTAACTCAGTTTAACTCGGCTTCTTTGAATTCGCATATTAAGAATTCGTTTCACTTCGATATCTTTAGTAAAGGTTTTGTGGATATTTTGGCAGCTGAACAAAACGTGGAAAACGATCAGTGGTACCAAGGAACTGCGGATGCTGTGAGACAGTCGATGAAACACCTCGACAAGTACGATTACGACTATATTTTGATTCTTTCGGGAGACCAGCTTTACCAGATGGATTTCCGCGAAATGATCGATTTCCACTGTAAAAACGATGGCGACATTACCATCGCGACGATTCCTGTGAACGCACACGACGCGACCGGTTTCGGAATCCTGAAATCCGACGACGAGGGAAATATCACTTCCTTTATCGAAAAACCTTCAGCCGATTTGTTGGGCGACTGGAAATCTGAAGTTTCTGAAAAAAGCCGAAACGAAGGGAAGGAATTCCTTGCTTCAATGGGAATCTACGTTTTTAGCAAGAACGTTTTGAAGAAAATGTTTGCCGAAGATCCGGGCGACGATTTCGGTGGCGAACTCATTCCAAACGGAATCGGGAAATACAAAACACTCAGCTTTCAATACGACGGTTATTGGACGGACATTGGAACCATCCAATCTTTCTTCGACGCCAATCTTGATCTGACAAGGGATTTTCCGAAATTCAACCTTTTCACGAAAGCGCCTGTTTACACGAGAGCGAGAATGCTTCCGCCATCGAAAATTTTGGGTTCGTACGTGAGCAAGGCCATTTTCGGCGACGGCTGCATCGTGATGGCCGACAAAATCGAAAACTCCATCGTTGGAAACCGAAGCAGGGTAGATCGTGGAAGTACCATCATCAATTCTTATATGATGGGTGCCGATTATTATCAAGACACCAATGAGATTATCGAAAACGACAAAGAAGGGAAACCGAATCTCGGTGTCGGCAAATACTGCTATATCGAAAAAGCCATCCTCGACAAAAACTGCCGCATTGGCGATAATGTGCGTATCATCGGTGGAAAACATATTCCCGACGGTGATTTCGAAACCCACTCCATCAAGGACGGCATCGTGGTCGTAAAGAAAAACGCAGTCATCACACCTGGAACGATTATTCCGTAA